A region from the uncultured Macellibacteroides sp. genome encodes:
- the murB gene encoding UDP-N-acetylmuramate dehydrogenase, with protein MKIEENYSLEKHNTFHLNVKTRWFMEYSTEEELSRILHDEYVSSFEKVHIGAGSNLLFLNDYSGVVLHSAIKCIDVDKENDEYVFLRVGAGVVWDDLVAYAVDKGLGGIENLSLIPGEVGAAAIQNIGAYGAEIKDVIESVEAFEIATGNKRIFTLDECAYGYRSSIFKKELVDKYIVTYLTIRLFKEPQFSIDYKDLKDELSKYSIVNLSSVRQAVIDVRTRKLPDTEVLGNAGSFFMNPTISENHYESLKNEYPSIPSYALPDGRVKIPAAWLIEQCGFKGKAYGQAAVYEHQALVLVNLGGAVGSEIALLAEAIRETVAQRFGIQIEPEVKYIG; from the coding sequence ATGAAAATAGAAGAAAATTACTCTTTAGAGAAGCATAATACATTTCATTTAAATGTGAAAACCCGTTGGTTTATGGAGTATAGCACTGAAGAAGAGTTATCTCGGATCCTTCATGACGAATACGTTTCCTCTTTCGAGAAGGTTCATATAGGTGCCGGAAGTAACCTGTTATTTCTGAACGATTACAGTGGTGTTGTTCTACATTCGGCAATTAAGTGTATCGATGTAGATAAAGAAAACGATGAATATGTCTTTCTTCGGGTAGGGGCCGGGGTTGTTTGGGATGATCTGGTAGCATATGCAGTAGATAAAGGTCTGGGAGGAATCGAGAATCTTTCACTGATTCCCGGAGAAGTAGGTGCTGCGGCTATACAGAATATCGGAGCTTACGGAGCAGAAATTAAAGATGTGATCGAATCTGTGGAGGCTTTTGAGATTGCTACGGGGAATAAACGCATTTTTACTTTAGATGAATGTGCTTACGGATATAGATCAAGCATCTTTAAGAAAGAGCTTGTCGATAAATATATTGTTACGTACCTGACGATACGTCTTTTTAAAGAACCTCAGTTTTCAATTGACTACAAGGATTTAAAAGATGAACTTTCGAAATATAGTATTGTAAATCTCTCATCAGTAAGGCAGGCCGTTATTGACGTTCGTACTCGTAAATTGCCAGATACTGAAGTTTTGGGAAATGCAGGAAGTTTTTTTATGAATCCGACAATCTCAGAGAATCACTATGAGAGTTTAAAAAATGAATATCCTTCGATTCCGTCTTATGCCTTGCCCGATGGTAGAGTAAAAATACCTGCCGCCTGGTTGATTGAGCAATGTGGATTTAAAGGTAAAGCTTATGGACAGGCTGCTGTTTATGAACATCAGGCGTTAGTTTTGGTTAATTTGGGAGGAGCTGTTGGGTCCGAAATTGCTTTATTGGCAGAAGCGATTCGCGAAACAGTAGCTCAACGTTTTGGAATACAGATAGAACCCGAAGTGAAATATATTGGTTGA
- a CDS encoding MBL fold metallo-hydrolase — MKVTFLGTGTSTGNPEIGCNCEVCTSKDPRDWRLRASVLVETDGKRLLIDCGPDFRMQMLTHSITKLDGVLVTHEHYDHVGGLDDLRPFCRDKGVDIYAEDNVAEAIVTRMPYAFREFKYPGVPNLELIRITENPFDAAGVWVIPIRVMHGKLPILGFRIGGFAYLTDLKYISDEEVMKLQGLDVLVIDALRKGHHPSHEGLEDALENIKRISPKKAYLIHMSHRIGLHEKIEKELPSNVYYAYDGLVINC; from the coding sequence ATGAAAGTAACGTTTTTAGGTACAGGAACTTCAACGGGTAACCCCGAAATTGGGTGTAATTGTGAGGTCTGTACAAGCAAAGATCCGCGTGATTGGCGTTTAAGGGCATCTGTATTAGTGGAAACAGATGGTAAACGTTTGCTTATTGATTGTGGTCCCGATTTCAGAATGCAGATGCTGACTCATTCTATTACGAAGCTAGATGGTGTTCTGGTTACTCATGAACATTATGATCATGTAGGAGGGTTGGATGACCTTCGTCCGTTTTGCCGTGATAAAGGCGTAGATATCTATGCCGAAGATAATGTGGCTGAAGCAATTGTTACGCGCATGCCGTATGCATTCCGGGAATTTAAATATCCGGGAGTTCCTAATCTTGAATTAATAAGGATTACCGAAAATCCTTTTGATGCTGCTGGAGTGTGGGTAATTCCTATTCGGGTGATGCATGGTAAATTGCCCATTTTAGGCTTTCGAATAGGAGGTTTTGCCTATTTAACCGACTTAAAATATATTTCTGACGAGGAGGTAATGAAATTACAGGGGCTGGATGTGTTGGTGATTGACGCGTTACGAAAAGGACATCATCCATCTCACGAAGGGCTTGAGGATGCCTTAGAAAATATAAAACGTATTAGTCCGAAAAAGGCATACCTGATACATATGAGTCACAGGATTGGTTTGCATGAAAAAATTGAGAAAGAATTACCATCAAATGTGTATTACGCATACGACGGACTAGTGATCAATTGCTGA
- the nth gene encoding endonuclease III, which produces MRKEERYKGIIDWFSINMPVAESELHYKDPYQLLIAVILSAQCTDKRVNQITPALFEAFPTPEVLAATTSEVVFEYIRSVSYPNNKSKHLVGMAQKLMSEFNGNVPSDVDELQKLPGVGRKTANVIASVIFNKPAMAVDTHVFRVSNRIGLTLNSKTPLETERELVKHIPENLIPKAHHWLILHGRYVCLARKPKCDECGIKQWCKSYFSKK; this is translated from the coding sequence ATGCGAAAAGAAGAACGTTATAAGGGAATAATAGACTGGTTCAGTATAAATATGCCGGTAGCGGAATCTGAGTTGCATTACAAAGATCCGTATCAGTTACTTATAGCTGTAATTCTTTCCGCACAATGTACAGACAAAAGAGTAAACCAAATTACTCCTGCCCTTTTTGAAGCTTTTCCAACTCCCGAAGTTTTAGCAGCAACCACCTCCGAAGTTGTTTTCGAGTATATCCGCAGCGTATCGTATCCAAACAATAAGTCTAAACACCTTGTGGGTATGGCTCAAAAATTAATGTCTGAGTTTAATGGAAATGTTCCTTCGGATGTTGATGAACTTCAGAAGCTACCGGGTGTAGGCAGAAAGACTGCCAATGTAATTGCTTCGGTCATCTTTAATAAGCCGGCTATGGCTGTAGATACTCATGTATTCAGAGTTTCTAACCGCATTGGGCTTACCTTAAACAGTAAAACTCCTCTTGAAACCGAACGCGAATTAGTAAAGCACATACCGGAAAATTTAATTCCCAAAGCTCATCACTGGCTAATTTTACACGGAAGATACGTATGTCTGGCCCGTAAGCCCAAATGTGATGAATGTGGAATAAAGCAATGGTGTAAATCTTACTTTTCAAAGAAATAG